The proteins below are encoded in one region of Bosea sp. BIWAKO-01:
- a CDS encoding FecR domain-containing protein, which yields MARSTPRAGAIVSAKGGEELQLQREPRWHPAVVRQEVIGGDTLRTGEIGTLGITFQDQTTIRVGRQSTLVVNQVAAGTGTTELTVPNGNVWARASRGGTGVTVKTPAASAAIRGTDWSLSVQGDRTSLIVLEGTVEFSNPQGSVTVQQGEGATARIGERPTKTVLVRSDDREQMLFYMELRGLFRGLPATRLDGAARRSERARLAAIPIPARTTEDWVAIAENGMGYDPREIVLQAVAEARRRLGQRPAFIPGPDEDWTAARRDTGRTQANRSSQSARLDLVEAMLAGSAKRYKEAAALFARAARGTTGRQQLTARCGYYAAATMAEPKRVLPMPRVGGADQNVCAAYVLGFGKGLEEAATVLRQTEKAAPRHLLSSLLSAQVSLLLNRRDEMRATVERMRATDPDSPETLLASGYLKSSIDSDLDGAVADFKRGTEVAPGDGALWNGLGLAENARDAPLEAERALRQAIAVDPDDPVAYANLATLLLDQSRVDEAGRLIEKALALDPSLDAAYTAKGRYYLQKGDMAKALEFTLAGSAANPADAQSLLAVAITQYQSGDLEVAGQALDNADRLDKNDPVISIARTAIAVDQLDADAAITNAREAVRRYRNRGGYFAALATTKTGGSYLGQAYRLLSLEDWGRYYTDRVADPFSATSYFDQSAARRARPLFSRPTLDQIEGGTADVAGNLILQGLFFDPLAVSGRIGRIDLLRRPFIDTEFGGSLVRRNGRNGWQSEATVQAFSNEPVPTSVSLSYSRIETGDRRGRAGGEDGQSAAAFVGIAPSAADRFLLWGTVNSAKPDLIAPAINLFDADTNSVKTYQAGAGWSHTFGYRNVLTGAVVATRADQSQRRSVTNSAVIVDPTFGPFFLLLDTRERKATKVDSVTAALSHTFGFGDFTLRSGLEGQNGRIRNYIAQGATVSIPLLEFLESNDTFDATRSSFRAGRAYTNLQWQPSDKIQIEGGIQVLGADMGPARSKTYADPRIGIAVSPIDNHWLRAAWRRDTELPNGFTLSPVTTVGLVPNALPTQLGGSKETVALRWDAEWTQNIFTAVEYQSQRARNLRVDFPDTLDGFDLNKARIDYVTATANIWLTHGIGVFGTIGMANSNTIDANGLEVDVPFVPRRFARAGLTFVHPSRIKFLVIENYIGERYDSPGGVKLDPFWTTDLAASYETPDRRFLLGLSLLNVFDRRYDQVAARVGTSEAILGAGRTIAASLKVRF from the coding sequence TTGGCGCGATCGACCCCTCGCGCCGGCGCCATCGTCTCCGCAAAGGGAGGCGAGGAACTCCAGCTGCAGCGAGAGCCGCGCTGGCACCCGGCCGTCGTGCGCCAGGAGGTGATTGGTGGCGATACACTGCGCACCGGTGAGATCGGGACGCTCGGCATCACTTTTCAGGACCAGACGACCATTCGCGTGGGGCGCCAATCCACGCTTGTCGTCAACCAGGTCGCGGCAGGGACAGGCACGACCGAGCTGACAGTGCCGAATGGCAATGTCTGGGCGCGTGCCTCGCGCGGCGGTACCGGGGTGACCGTAAAGACGCCGGCCGCCTCGGCCGCGATCCGCGGCACCGACTGGTCGCTGTCCGTCCAGGGCGACCGCACGTCCCTGATCGTGCTGGAAGGCACGGTCGAATTCAGCAACCCCCAGGGCTCGGTCACGGTCCAGCAAGGAGAAGGCGCAACGGCGCGTATCGGAGAACGTCCGACCAAGACCGTTCTCGTGAGGTCCGACGATCGCGAGCAGATGCTGTTCTATATGGAGCTGCGCGGTCTGTTCCGTGGTCTGCCGGCGACCCGCCTCGATGGTGCGGCCCGGCGCAGCGAGCGCGCGCGGCTCGCCGCCATCCCGATCCCGGCGCGCACGACCGAGGATTGGGTCGCGATTGCGGAAAATGGAATGGGTTACGATCCACGCGAGATCGTGCTGCAGGCGGTGGCGGAGGCGCGCCGACGCCTCGGTCAGCGTCCGGCCTTCATCCCGGGTCCGGATGAGGACTGGACTGCGGCGCGGCGCGATACGGGCCGGACGCAGGCGAACCGTTCCAGCCAGAGCGCCCGCCTCGATCTCGTCGAGGCGATGCTCGCCGGTTCGGCCAAGCGCTACAAGGAAGCAGCGGCGCTGTTCGCGCGAGCGGCGCGTGGCACGACGGGGCGCCAGCAACTGACGGCGAGATGCGGCTATTACGCTGCCGCCACGATGGCCGAGCCCAAGCGCGTGCTGCCGATGCCACGCGTCGGTGGGGCGGACCAGAATGTCTGTGCCGCTTATGTGCTGGGCTTCGGCAAAGGCCTGGAAGAGGCGGCGACGGTTCTGCGCCAGACGGAGAAGGCGGCGCCCCGCCACCTGCTCTCCTCGTTGTTGTCGGCGCAGGTCTCGTTGCTCCTGAACAGGCGCGACGAGATGCGTGCCACCGTCGAGCGGATGCGCGCCACCGATCCCGACAGCCCCGAGACGCTGCTGGCTTCCGGGTATCTGAAGAGCAGCATCGACAGCGACCTCGATGGGGCCGTCGCCGATTTCAAGCGCGGCACGGAGGTGGCTCCCGGAGATGGCGCGCTTTGGAACGGCCTTGGTCTCGCCGAGAATGCCCGCGATGCGCCGCTTGAGGCCGAGCGTGCCCTTCGCCAGGCCATCGCTGTCGATCCCGATGATCCCGTGGCCTATGCGAACCTCGCCACGCTGTTGCTCGACCAGAGCCGCGTCGATGAAGCCGGAAGGCTGATCGAGAAGGCACTGGCGCTCGATCCCTCGCTCGACGCCGCCTACACCGCCAAGGGGCGCTACTACCTGCAGAAAGGCGATATGGCGAAGGCGCTGGAGTTCACGCTTGCCGGAAGCGCCGCCAATCCTGCCGACGCGCAAAGCCTGCTCGCGGTCGCGATCACCCAGTACCAGAGTGGCGATCTGGAAGTGGCTGGCCAGGCGCTCGACAATGCAGACCGGCTCGACAAGAACGACCCCGTCATATCCATCGCCCGCACTGCCATCGCGGTTGACCAGCTCGATGCCGATGCCGCTATCACGAATGCCCGCGAGGCCGTGCGACGCTATCGCAACCGCGGCGGCTATTTCGCGGCCCTGGCGACGACGAAGACGGGTGGTTCCTATCTCGGCCAGGCCTATCGCCTGCTGAGCCTCGAGGACTGGGGGCGCTATTACACCGATCGCGTCGCCGATCCGTTCAGCGCCACGAGCTATTTCGACCAATCGGCTGCGCGCCGGGCCCGGCCGCTCTTCTCCCGCCCGACGCTCGACCAGATCGAAGGCGGCACCGCTGATGTCGCCGGGAACCTCATCCTGCAGGGCCTGTTCTTCGATCCGCTCGCGGTTTCCGGCCGTATCGGCCGCATCGATCTGTTGCGCCGCCCGTTCATCGACACCGAGTTCGGCGGCTCTCTCGTGCGCCGTAACGGCCGCAATGGCTGGCAAAGCGAAGCCACCGTCCAGGCCTTCAGCAACGAGCCGGTGCCGACTTCGGTTTCGCTGTCCTATAGCCGGATCGAGACGGGCGATCGGCGCGGCCGGGCCGGCGGCGAAGACGGTCAGTCGGCGGCGGCCTTCGTCGGTATCGCGCCCAGCGCGGCCGATCGCTTCCTGCTCTGGGGCACGGTGAACTCAGCCAAGCCGGATCTGATCGCTCCCGCGATCAACCTCTTCGATGCCGATACCAATTCGGTGAAGACCTATCAGGCCGGCGCCGGCTGGAGCCACACGTTCGGCTACCGCAACGTGCTGACCGGTGCGGTCGTCGCGACCAGGGCCGATCAGTCGCAGCGCCGGAGCGTGACGAATTCCGCTGTCATCGTCGATCCGACGTTCGGGCCGTTCTTCCTGTTGCTCGACACGCGCGAGCGAAAGGCTACCAAGGTCGATTCAGTCACGGCCGCGCTCAGCCATACGTTCGGCTTCGGTGACTTCACCTTGCGCAGCGGCCTCGAGGGCCAGAACGGGCGCATCAGGAACTACATCGCGCAAGGCGCGACAGTGTCGATTCCTCTCCTCGAGTTCCTGGAAAGCAACGACACGTTTGACGCCACCCGCAGCAGTTTCAGGGCCGGCCGCGCCTATACCAACCTGCAGTGGCAGCCTTCCGACAAGATCCAGATCGAGGGTGGCATCCAGGTGCTCGGCGCCGATATGGGGCCGGCGCGCTCCAAGACCTATGCCGATCCGCGCATCGGCATCGCCGTCTCGCCGATCGATAACCACTGGCTGCGCGCGGCCTGGCGGCGCGACACCGAACTGCCGAACGGGTTTACATTGTCACCCGTGACCACGGTGGGGCTGGTTCCGAATGCCCTGCCGACCCAACTCGGCGGGAGCAAGGAAACGGTGGCGCTGCGCTGGGATGCCGAATGGACCCAGAACATCTTCACCGCAGTGGAGTACCAGAGCCAGAGAGCCCGGAACCTGCGGGTCGATTTCCCCGACACGCTCGACGGCTTCGACCTGAACAAGGCCAGGATCGACTATGTCACGGCGACTGCGAATATCTGGCTGACCCACGGTATCGGTGTCTTCGGCACGATCGGCATGGCCAATTCCAATACGATCGACGCGAATGGGCTGGAGGTCGACGTGCCGTTCGTGCCGCGTCGGTTCGCCCGCGCCGGCCTGACTTTCGTCCATCCCAGCCGCATCAAGTTCTTGGTGATCGAGAACTATATCGGCGAGCGCTACGACAGTCCCGGCGGCGTGAAGCTCGACCCCTTCTGGACCACCGACCTCGCGGCGAGCTACGAGACGCCGGATCGACGCTTTCTGCTGGGCCTCTCCCTGCTCAATGTCTTCGACAGGCGCTACGATCAGGTCGCCGCACGCGTCGGCACCAGCGAAGCGATCCTCGGTGCGGGCCGGACGATTGCCGCATCGCTCAAGGTCCGGTTCTGA
- a CDS encoding Pycsar system effector family protein, which yields MAEDWVRERAEKSLSQMIDWIGRHDSRSAGLMGITVAMMGALSAATPAVKQWNGIFTFALVVAAGGFATVLYQLMRGQIPRLRAGKPSLSFFGTVAGLPQDEFRSRFVKMTEEEYLDDVLNQCYVNARILRSKFRCLKRGLIALLLTAIPWTWAISLAKSL from the coding sequence ATGGCTGAGGACTGGGTCAGGGAGCGGGCCGAGAAGTCGCTTTCGCAGATGATCGACTGGATCGGGCGGCATGATAGCCGCAGCGCCGGGCTGATGGGCATCACAGTTGCTATGATGGGCGCGCTTTCGGCTGCAACGCCTGCTGTAAAGCAATGGAACGGCATTTTCACCTTTGCGCTGGTCGTTGCGGCGGGCGGGTTCGCGACGGTTCTGTACCAGCTGATGCGCGGGCAGATTCCTCGCCTGCGGGCGGGAAAACCTTCGCTTTCCTTTTTCGGAACTGTCGCAGGTCTTCCGCAGGACGAGTTTCGTTCTCGATTCGTCAAGATGACAGAAGAAGAATACCTCGATGACGTTTTGAACCAGTGTTACGTCAACGCCAGGATACTGCGTTCGAAGTTTCGCTGCCTCAAACGGGGTCTGATTGCACTCCTGTTGACTGCAATCCCGTGGACATGGGCCATCTCCTTGGCGAAATCCCTTTAA
- a CDS encoding CGNR zinc finger domain-containing protein, giving the protein MDANDPLPPSRAGSLPLIASELAFDFVNSVADRGGSQHAEYLHNGSDIVLWAHLAKLLSDTDRDAALAMVAADEVLASRLLSEAHALRETIYEIGAALARRDMPREEDRAALTAAHAHCLSRARLSTSGGGFAWTWDPHTALVEAVLGPIALSALTVMTQQDLARVKRCEGDHCGWLMFDTTKNRRRRWCEMEVCGNRAKMRAFRARKFEAS; this is encoded by the coding sequence ATGGACGCCAATGACCCACTGCCCCCCAGTCGCGCTGGAAGCCTGCCGCTTATCGCCAGCGAGCTCGCCTTCGATTTTGTCAATTCTGTCGCGGATCGGGGAGGGTCGCAGCATGCCGAGTATCTGCACAACGGGTCCGATATCGTCCTCTGGGCGCATCTCGCAAAACTGCTCAGTGACACGGACAGGGATGCGGCCCTGGCAATGGTCGCTGCCGACGAGGTTCTCGCTTCCCGGCTGCTGAGCGAGGCCCATGCGCTCCGGGAAACCATCTACGAGATCGGCGCGGCATTGGCCCGGCGTGATATGCCGCGGGAGGAGGATCGCGCAGCGCTGACGGCGGCTCATGCCCATTGCCTGAGCCGGGCGCGGCTCTCGACCTCCGGCGGTGGATTTGCCTGGACATGGGACCCGCACACGGCCCTCGTCGAGGCGGTGCTCGGGCCGATTGCGCTCTCGGCTCTCACCGTGATGACCCAGCAAGATCTCGCACGGGTCAAGCGTTGCGAGGGCGACCATTGCGGCTGGCTCATGTTCGACACGACCAAGAATCGCCGGCGGCGCTGGTGCGAGATGGAGGTGTGCGGGAACCGCGCCAAGATGCGCGCGTTTCGAGCGCGGAAGTTCGAAGCCAGCTGA
- a CDS encoding aminotransferase class III-fold pyridoxal phosphate-dependent enzyme encodes MLAEMREAFGASETGIAAVVAEPIRSNCHVPPDGLWAEVRDLCNRHGALLIFDEIPSGLGKTGRFFAFEHVGAIPDAVVLGKALGGGVLPIAAVIADARLDIAPELDLGHYTHEKNPLTTRAALTMIEIVERDGLVGRAVELERRIRSRIAALASEVPAILGVRGCGLLLAIEFDPAAFGMKPGPAFAGHLVSRCFELGLSTTSKGPASIGFSLPMTVTDAELELCFERLERVAAVPPC; translated from the coding sequence ATGCTGGCGGAGATGCGCGAAGCCTTCGGGGCGTCCGAGACCGGCATCGCGGCCGTCGTCGCCGAGCCGATCCGCTCCAATTGCCATGTTCCGCCGGACGGACTCTGGGCCGAGGTGCGCGATCTCTGCAACCGGCACGGCGCGCTGCTGATCTTCGACGAGATTCCCTCCGGCCTCGGCAAGACCGGCCGCTTCTTCGCCTTCGAACATGTCGGCGCCATTCCCGACGCGGTGGTGCTTGGCAAGGCACTGGGCGGCGGGGTCCTGCCGATCGCCGCCGTCATCGCCGACGCGCGGCTGGACATCGCCCCCGAGCTCGATCTCGGCCACTACACGCATGAGAAGAACCCGCTCACCACGCGAGCCGCCCTGACCATGATCGAAATCGTCGAGCGGGACGGGTTGGTGGGGCGCGCTGTCGAGCTTGAGCGGCGCATCAGGTCGCGCATCGCCGCTCTTGCGAGCGAGGTCCCCGCCATTCTCGGTGTACGAGGCTGCGGGTTGCTGCTCGCCATCGAGTTCGATCCTGCCGCCTTCGGCATGAAACCCGGGCCGGCATTCGCGGGCCACCTCGTGTCGCGCTGTTTCGAACTCGGTCTCTCCACGACGTCCAAGGGGCCTGCAAGTATCGGCTTTTCTCTGCCCATGACCGTGACCGACGCCGAACTCGAACTGTGTTTCGAACGGCTCGAAAGGGTTGCGGCGGTGCCTCCCTGCTGA
- a CDS encoding iron ABC transporter permease, with protein sequence MTRLLRQVPRALASGVVALLLLVFIGVPIGAVLVNSFVISGPMPPARLKEVTVEALDQLPTEDRAALMRRWSETATEPERVEASATAFRLAGLTPPWDRGAPYSEQAGAMQAALAALEPQDRAEVADHQAIAHVMLHKRTALAFRVKGLIGQQAFDTLRNGSEERWGLDHYLKVFQDSYLRNAAFNSLTLAGLSVVFTVSLAFALAYGINCGGVPWPSVMRGVFLMPLVAPPVLIATATVMLFGRRGLVTHSLLDRGLGLIDADETNLYGLLGVLLAQTLSFMPATLIILDNVLRRQDGRIDEAAAGLGAGHFTTFRHVTLPLAWPAIKRAIVLVFIMSLTDFGNPLILGRDTPVLAGIVYDEITAYRNTPLAAALCVWLIIPSLLLYLGLELFGRRKGYSSASIAGRSELPMPRSWRIGLAALAGLVGALIFAVYGTMALGAVTKVWGTDWSLTLGHFTGEGAKVGLAGTGYGSSERGLDLVWESLRIGLIAGPVGGLFAVVIAYVVERLRPPGANLIVFLVLVPAILPGIIFGIGYIVAFNIPFGIPALSLTGTSAILVINILFSNIFVGVLAARAALQRVDGSIDEAAESLGAGLVLRFVNVTLPILLPALLLGMLYVFIDALTTLSSVIFLVSGNHKLASVAIFNHASSGEFGYAAAKSLVLLAFALAAIGLARLIEKRREPGRRRLSPLRRLTLRRFSAFSK encoded by the coding sequence GTGACGCGCCTGCTGCGCCAAGTGCCACGTGCGCTCGCGAGCGGCGTCGTCGCGCTGCTGCTGCTGGTCTTCATCGGCGTGCCGATTGGCGCCGTACTGGTCAATAGCTTCGTCATCTCCGGTCCGATGCCGCCGGCGCGCCTGAAGGAGGTCACGGTCGAGGCTCTGGACCAGTTGCCGACGGAAGACAGGGCGGCCCTGATGCGCCGCTGGAGCGAGACGGCGACCGAGCCTGAGCGCGTCGAAGCGAGCGCGACCGCATTCCGGCTCGCCGGGCTGACACCGCCATGGGATCGTGGCGCGCCCTATTCCGAACAGGCCGGGGCGATGCAGGCCGCGCTCGCCGCTCTGGAACCGCAGGACAGGGCCGAGGTGGCCGATCATCAGGCGATCGCGCATGTGATGCTGCATAAGCGGACCGCGCTCGCCTTCAGGGTGAAGGGCCTGATCGGCCAACAGGCGTTCGACACGCTGCGCAATGGCTCAGAGGAGCGCTGGGGGCTCGACCACTACCTCAAGGTCTTCCAGGATTCCTATCTGCGGAACGCCGCGTTCAACAGCCTGACGCTCGCAGGCCTGTCGGTCGTCTTCACGGTGTCGCTGGCCTTCGCGTTGGCTTACGGCATCAATTGCGGCGGCGTGCCCTGGCCCTCCGTGATGCGGGGCGTCTTCCTGATGCCGTTGGTCGCACCACCGGTCCTGATCGCGACCGCGACCGTGATGCTGTTCGGCCGGCGCGGACTGGTGACGCATTCGCTGCTCGACCGTGGCCTCGGGCTGATCGATGCCGACGAGACCAATCTCTACGGCCTTCTCGGCGTCCTGCTGGCACAGACATTGTCCTTCATGCCGGCGACGCTGATCATTCTCGACAACGTCCTGCGCCGGCAGGACGGGCGTATCGACGAGGCGGCTGCCGGGCTTGGCGCTGGTCACTTCACCACCTTTCGCCATGTCACGTTGCCGCTGGCATGGCCCGCGATCAAACGCGCGATCGTGCTCGTCTTCATCATGAGCCTTACGGATTTCGGCAATCCGCTCATTCTCGGCCGCGATACCCCTGTTCTCGCCGGCATCGTCTATGACGAGATCACCGCCTACAGGAATACGCCGCTCGCAGCCGCGCTCTGTGTCTGGCTGATCATCCCCTCTCTGCTGCTCTATCTCGGCCTCGAGTTGTTCGGGCGCCGCAAGGGCTATTCGAGCGCGAGCATTGCGGGACGCTCCGAGCTGCCCATGCCGCGCTCCTGGCGTATCGGCCTGGCCGCACTGGCCGGGCTGGTCGGCGCGCTCATCTTCGCGGTCTATGGCACCATGGCGCTGGGCGCCGTGACAAAGGTCTGGGGCACCGACTGGAGCCTGACACTCGGCCATTTCACGGGAGAAGGCGCAAAGGTCGGCCTTGCCGGCACAGGCTATGGCAGCTCCGAGCGCGGTCTGGATCTCGTCTGGGAAAGCCTGCGCATCGGCCTGATCGCCGGCCCTGTGGGCGGGTTGTTCGCGGTGGTGATCGCCTATGTCGTCGAGCGCCTGCGGCCGCCGGGCGCCAATCTCATCGTCTTCCTCGTACTGGTGCCGGCGATCCTGCCCGGCATCATCTTCGGCATCGGTTATATCGTCGCCTTCAACATCCCCTTCGGCATTCCGGCCCTGTCGCTGACCGGCACCTCGGCGATCCTGGTCATCAATATCCTGTTCTCGAACATCTTCGTCGGCGTGCTGGCCGCCCGCGCAGCCCTGCAGCGCGTCGATGGTTCCATCGACGAAGCCGCGGAAAGTCTCGGCGCCGGCCTCGTCCTGCGCTTCGTGAACGTCACGCTGCCGATCTTGCTGCCGGCCCTGCTGCTCGGCATGCTCTATGTCTTCATCGACGCGCTGACGACACTGTCCTCGGTCATCTTCCTGGTCTCAGGCAATCACAAGCTCGCTTCGGTCGCGATCTTCAACCACGCCAGCTCCGGTGAATTCGGCTATGCCGCCGCCAAGAGCCTCGTCCTGCTGGCCTTCGCGCTGGCGGCCATCGGCCTTGCAAGATTGATCGAGAAGCGCCGGGAGCCCGGCCGGCGCCGGCTCTCGCCACTGCGGCGGCTCACCTTGCGGCGCTTTTCAGCATTCTCGAAATGA
- a CDS encoding ABC transporter ATP-binding protein, which translates to MIELAAPSHAAERPALARGRPHLAVRDIVKSYGGSARAVDAVTLDLARGEFVTLLGDSGCGKTSLLRIIAGFVRPDGGRILRTQEDVTDMAPARRRMGFVFQSYALFPTKTVAENIGFALTIAARGRDERERRVAELARLVEMEKLLERYPHELSGGQQQRVALARALASDPEVLLLDEPMSALDARIRVKLRNELRSIVDRLGITTLYVTHDQEEALALSDRVAVMRNGRFEQIGTPAEIYHRPISHFVAQFIGVSNLIEGNAVAGGLDAYGEFWPMALPSDVRAGERVTAVYRPEHITVTATANSGVTGLSGRIAGSAFLGAVVRLTVTLDSGRTVIADCPSYEAERLGARGAPVVILPDQRRAALIPGRGRP; encoded by the coding sequence GTGATCGAACTGGCGGCCCCGTCTCATGCCGCAGAGCGGCCGGCCCTCGCGAGGGGCCGGCCGCATCTGGCCGTGCGCGACATCGTCAAATCCTATGGTGGTTCCGCGCGGGCGGTCGATGCCGTCACGCTCGATCTCGCCAGGGGAGAGTTCGTGACCCTGCTCGGTGATTCCGGCTGCGGCAAGACGAGCCTGCTCCGGATCATCGCCGGCTTCGTGCGGCCGGATGGCGGGCGCATCCTGCGTACGCAGGAGGACGTCACCGACATGGCTCCCGCGCGCCGGCGCATGGGATTCGTCTTCCAGTCCTACGCGCTGTTTCCGACGAAGACCGTCGCCGAGAATATTGGTTTCGCGCTCACGATCGCCGCGCGCGGCCGCGATGAACGGGAGCGCCGTGTCGCGGAACTGGCGCGGCTCGTCGAAATGGAGAAGCTACTCGAACGCTATCCGCACGAGTTGTCCGGCGGCCAGCAGCAGCGCGTCGCGCTGGCGCGCGCGCTCGCGTCCGATCCCGAGGTGCTGCTGCTCGACGAGCCGATGTCGGCTCTCGATGCCCGTATCCGCGTCAAGCTGCGCAATGAGCTGCGGTCGATCGTCGACAGGCTCGGCATCACCACGCTCTACGTGACGCATGATCAGGAAGAGGCCCTGGCCCTGTCCGACAGGGTCGCGGTCATGCGCAATGGCCGTTTCGAGCAGATCGGTACGCCGGCCGAAATCTATCACCGGCCTATTTCCCACTTCGTCGCTCAGTTCATCGGCGTGTCGAATCTGATCGAAGGGAATGCAGTCGCCGGCGGCCTGGACGCCTATGGCGAATTCTGGCCGATGGCGCTTCCATCCGATGTCAGAGCCGGCGAACGCGTCACCGCGGTCTACCGGCCAGAGCATATTACGGTCACCGCAACTGCCAATTCTGGAGTGACTGGCCTCTCCGGGCGGATCGCGGGCTCGGCCTTTCTCGGTGCCGTCGTGCGCCTCACCGTAACGCTCGACTCAGGGCGTACCGTCATCGCCGACTGCCCCTCGTATGAGGCCGAGCGGCTTGGCGCCCGCGGCGCTCCGGTCGTCATCCTTCCAGATCAGCGCCGCGCGGCGCTCATTCCCGGGCGCGGACGGCCGTGA
- a CDS encoding extracellular solute-binding protein — translation MPSPSIKSIPRIAAIAAAAFILAGGHALAREVVIYNASDSVNTALVGAFKKKHPDIDVKFVSGSTGPIAERAIAEKAKPQADVVYLVNNTALEQLKQAGVFEPYEPKGSKILPAFRDDDGFYNKYFATTMCMVVNKERLAQKGLPMPVTWEDLIRPAYRKEISLPSPLKSGTGGAILTTFVDAFGWTFVENLNENVYQYSDGGSGGAQLAGAGEVAIGLTFDTTCFETKAAGKPVEIVYGRITPNVTEGGGLVAGGPNPAEAKIFLDFMASEDAAAVLGKVVGATAVPGHGLVDLKQIALWQMRRPVDMTAFRREFASRILKQ, via the coding sequence ATGCCAAGCCCCAGCATCAAAAGCATCCCGCGGATCGCTGCCATTGCGGCGGCAGCGTTCATCCTGGCAGGCGGCCACGCACTCGCCAGGGAGGTCGTGATCTACAACGCTTCCGACAGCGTCAACACGGCGCTCGTCGGCGCCTTCAAGAAAAAGCACCCTGATATCGATGTGAAGTTCGTATCGGGTTCGACCGGCCCGATCGCCGAGCGCGCTATCGCCGAAAAGGCCAAGCCACAGGCCGATGTCGTCTATCTCGTCAACAATACCGCTCTGGAGCAACTCAAGCAGGCTGGCGTGTTCGAGCCCTACGAGCCGAAAGGCTCGAAGATCCTGCCCGCCTTCCGCGACGATGACGGGTTCTACAACAAGTACTTCGCCACCACGATGTGCATGGTCGTCAACAAGGAGCGGCTGGCGCAGAAGGGGCTTCCGATGCCCGTGACCTGGGAAGACCTGATCAGGCCGGCCTATCGCAAGGAGATCTCGCTGCCGTCTCCGCTCAAATCGGGCACCGGCGGCGCCATCCTCACGACCTTCGTCGACGCGTTCGGTTGGACGTTCGTCGAGAATTTGAACGAGAACGTCTACCAGTATTCCGACGGAGGCTCCGGCGGCGCGCAACTGGCCGGCGCGGGCGAGGTCGCGATCGGCCTGACCTTCGATACGACGTGCTTCGAGACCAAGGCCGCGGGTAAGCCGGTCGAGATCGTCTATGGCCGGATCACGCCCAATGTCACCGAGGGCGGCGGCCTCGTCGCCGGCGGCCCCAACCCGGCCGAAGCCAAGATCTTCCTCGATTTCATGGCGAGCGAGGACGCAGCTGCGGTGCTCGGCAAAGTGGTTGGTGCGACCGCGGTGCCCGGGCACGGCCTGGTCGATCTGAAGCAGATCGCGCTCTGGCAGATGCGCCGCCCGGTCGACATGACCGCGTTCCGGCGCGAATTCGCCAGCCGCATCCTCAAGCAGTGA
- a CDS encoding LysR substrate-binding domain-containing protein — protein MNLSQLRAFHAVASHRTFSAAAQALGVSQPAITQHVKSLEDAVGTRLFLRMASGVELTPDALDLLPKVRQAILMLDDISARMSDGRSLAAGHLAVGLCAPYVAMPILKRFTAEHPGVQLDLRLENSSNLLDLVAQHRVDIGIATLREPHPGFACDFLLDQRVEILVHAGHPWWERGQIEARELLGQRLVTREAGSMTRHLFETALAEHGIEIAPHLILGSREAVKEAVVAGIGIGIVLDRERGFDPRLRALTVRDFNVMAGEYLVTRRETRSLGSVGAFVAIALAAFKGGAADRRL, from the coding sequence ATGAACCTGTCTCAACTCCGCGCCTTCCACGCCGTCGCGAGCCATCGCACTTTCTCAGCCGCCGCACAGGCGCTGGGCGTCAGCCAGCCCGCGATCACCCAGCACGTGAAATCCCTTGAGGATGCCGTCGGGACGCGTCTGTTCCTGCGCATGGCGAGCGGTGTAGAATTGACGCCTGACGCACTCGACCTACTGCCGAAGGTCCGGCAGGCAATCCTCATGCTCGACGACATCTCAGCCCGGATGAGCGACGGCCGCAGCCTTGCCGCGGGGCATCTCGCCGTCGGCCTATGCGCGCCCTATGTGGCCATGCCGATCCTGAAGCGCTTTACCGCCGAACATCCGGGAGTGCAGCTCGACCTGCGGCTCGAAAATTCCAGCAACCTGCTGGACCTGGTCGCGCAGCACCGCGTCGACATCGGCATCGCGACATTGCGTGAGCCGCATCCCGGTTTTGCCTGCGATTTCCTGCTCGATCAGCGCGTGGAGATTCTGGTGCATGCCGGCCATCCCTGGTGGGAGCGCGGGCAGATCGAGGCGCGCGAACTCTTGGGTCAGCGCCTTGTCACGCGCGAAGCCGGCTCGATGACGCGCCATCTCTTCGAGACGGCTCTGGCGGAGCACGGCATCGAGATCGCGCCCCATCTGATCCTTGGCAGCCGGGAAGCGGTCAAGGAGGCCGTAGTGGCCGGGATCGGCATCGGAATCGTACTCGACCGCGAGCGCGGCTTCGACCCCAGGCTGCGCGCGCTGACCGTTCGCGACTTCAATGTCATGGCCGGGGAGTATCTGGTCACACGCCGGGAGACCCGCAGCCTGGGAAGCGTCGGCGCGTTCGTCGCGATCGCACTCGCGGCCTTCAAGGGAGGAGCGGCCGATCGCCGCCTGTAG